Part of the Paenibacillus sp. YPG26 genome, TTAAGCGTAGGGTTAAGTGTCGTTGTAATGCTTCCTACGATCTTCATTGTCGTCGTGTATCTGCCAAGACTTGAGAAGCTGCTGAACATATTGGTGCTGATCCCCTATGCGGCGCCCGCTGTAGTGATGGCCGTAGGATTGATCAAGCTGTACTCTTCCGGCCCACTTCCAATTGCCGGCACTATGTGGATACTTGTTGGCGTGTATTTCGTTGCCGTACTGCCTTACATGTACCAAGGGATCCGCAATAGCATGCGCACGGTCCGTACAGTTGATCTGATCGAGGCAGCTGAACTGCTTGGTGCAAGTAAGCTGACGGCCTTCCGCCGGATTATCGTGCCGAATGTTCTTCCTGGAATCCGGGTGTCGGTCCTGCTGTCGTTCTCCATCCTGTTCGGAGAGTTCGTCCTGGCCAACCTGCTCGTCGGGGGACAATTTGAGACGATTCAGATCTACTTGTATCACAGGTTAAGCGAGAGCGGCCATTTAGCCAGCGCGGTTGTCATCTGCTATTTCCTGGTTATCCTCGTCCTCTCGGGTATACTTCTGGCTCTTAGCGGAATCCTTGGACGTGATTCAACTGCAGCCTTCAAGAAAGG contains:
- a CDS encoding ABC transporter permease subunit, which codes for MKKGAAFPRVILTVTMIYLLIPLLATLLYSVANSWQNTILPESWTLRWFQELLTDPRFTQSLWRTVWICLLSVGLSVVVMLPTIFIVVVYLPRLEKLLNILVLIPYAAPAVVMAVGLIKLYSSGPLPIAGTMWILVGVYFVAVLPYMYQGIRNSMRTVRTVDLIEAAELLGASKLTAFRRIIVPNVLPGIRVSVLLSFSILFGEFVLANLLVGGQFETIQIYLYHRLSESGHLASAVVICYFLVILVLSGILLALSGILGRDSTAAFKKGSEQ